From Bacillota bacterium, one genomic window encodes:
- a CDS encoding carbohydrate ABC transporter permease encodes MAVEARRYGRGIDFGRAGIILFLTLLAAFMSLPLVFMVNQAFKPVEELFLFPPRFFVRHPTLRNFQELLISTNTMLVPFTRYLFNSVLVTTASVALTVLSASLAAYAIAKHRAPGSALLFTLVISALMFAPHVTQIPRYMIVNSLGLIDTYWALILPALAAPYGLFLMKQFIEQVPDALLEAARADGASEWRIFWSVIMPTARPAWATLTILTFIATWNDFFTPLIFTQSEVMKTLPLALITVYGGPGQVARYGASQAATFLMTVPTIAIFILMQRRVIQTMIYSGIKS; translated from the coding sequence GTGGCGGTAGAGGCGCGCCGATACGGCAGGGGCATCGACTTCGGGCGGGCCGGCATCATTCTCTTCCTGACGCTCTTGGCCGCCTTCATGTCGCTACCCCTGGTCTTCATGGTAAACCAGGCGTTCAAGCCTGTGGAGGAGCTCTTCCTGTTCCCGCCTCGGTTCTTCGTCAGGCACCCGACCCTTCGGAACTTCCAGGAGTTGCTCATCTCCACCAACACCATGCTGGTGCCGTTCACGCGGTATTTGTTCAACAGCGTTCTGGTAACGACGGCCTCGGTGGCGCTCACCGTCCTCTCCGCAAGCCTGGCGGCGTATGCCATTGCCAAACACAGGGCACCGGGCAGCGCGCTCTTGTTCACGCTGGTGATCTCCGCCCTGATGTTTGCGCCGCACGTGACGCAGATTCCCCGCTACATGATCGTCAACTCGCTGGGCCTCATCGACACGTACTGGGCGCTCATCCTCCCTGCGCTGGCGGCGCCGTACGGGCTATTCTTGATGAAGCAGTTCATCGAACAGGTGCCGGATGCGCTCTTGGAGGCCGCAAGGGCGGACGGCGCCTCGGAGTGGCGGATCTTCTGGTCGGTCATCATGCCCACGGCACGACCGGCGTGGGCCACGCTGACGATCTTGACCTTCATCGCCACCTGGAACGACTTCTTCACGCCCCTCATCTTTACGCAAAGCGAGGTCATGAAGACGCTGCCGCTCGCGCTCATCACCGTTTACGGGGGGCCGGGCCAGGTGGCCCGCTACGGCGCCTCGCAGGCTGCGACCTTTCTCATGACCGTGCCGACCATAGCGATCTTCATCTTGATGCAGCGGCGGGTCATTCAAACGATGATCTACTCTGGAATCAAGTCCTAG
- a CDS encoding sugar ABC transporter permease: MEQVTRPSARVETALAGLRMVVKAGSWWREVRRHRVSYVFMAPFMTVFFGLTVAPVVVAVYLSFTYFNMLEPARWVGWANYRSLLLDDDVFLIGVKNTLLFAFIYGPVSFFSSFTLAWLINQLSRLRSLYTLSMYAPSIVSGIAISVVWLYFLAGDRYGLLNHLLMRLGVLDEPFLWLRDPRTTMPSIIIVALWMSLGNQFLVFLAGLQNVDPQLYEAAAIDGVRSRIQELWFVTIPMMKPQFLFASINAVVASLSVFDIAVALAGLPSYLYAGHTIVTHLYDYAFIRFEMGYAAAIAVLLFLLTFATGRLAFRMFSTHGAY; this comes from the coding sequence ATGGAACAGGTGACCCGGCCGTCCGCCAGGGTAGAGACTGCCCTGGCGGGCCTGCGGATGGTCGTCAAGGCAGGGTCATGGTGGCGCGAGGTCAGGCGGCATCGAGTCTCGTACGTGTTCATGGCGCCGTTTATGACCGTCTTCTTCGGGCTCACGGTCGCTCCGGTCGTCGTGGCCGTCTACCTGAGCTTCACGTACTTCAACATGCTTGAGCCAGCCCGCTGGGTCGGGTGGGCCAACTACCGGTCGCTCTTGCTCGACGACGACGTCTTTCTCATCGGCGTCAAGAACACCCTGCTTTTCGCGTTCATTTACGGGCCGGTGAGCTTCTTTTCGTCCTTTACGCTGGCCTGGCTCATCAATCAACTCTCGCGCCTTCGGTCGCTGTACACCCTGTCTATGTACGCGCCGAGCATCGTCAGCGGAATCGCCATCAGCGTCGTGTGGCTGTACTTCCTCGCCGGCGACCGGTACGGCCTCTTGAACCACCTGCTCATGCGGCTGGGAGTCCTCGACGAGCCCTTCTTGTGGCTGCGGGATCCCCGTACGACAATGCCGAGCATCATCATCGTGGCGTTGTGGATGAGCCTGGGCAACCAGTTTCTCGTTTTCTTGGCGGGCCTGCAGAACGTGGACCCTCAGCTCTATGAAGCCGCCGCCATTGACGGCGTTCGAAGCCGGATCCAGGAACTGTGGTTTGTCACGATTCCCATGATGAAGCCCCAGTTCCTGTTCGCCTCGATAAACGCGGTCGTGGCCTCTCTTTCGGTCTTTGACATCGCGGTGGCGCTGGCGGGGCTTCCGAGCTATTTGTACGCGGGGCACACGATTGTGACGCACCTGTACGACTACGCGTTCATCCGCTTCGAGATGGGCTACGCTGCAGCCATCGCCGTGCTGTTGTTTTTGTTGACGTTCGCCACCGGGCGGCTGGCGTTCCGGATGTTCTCGACGCACGGGGCTTACTAG